CGGCATCTGACGCAGTAGATGCGGTAAGATCGGCAATCCCGACTTGTTGGGTCGTAGCTGAAAGCGAAGCCCAAAGGGTTTCAAATTTTAAAAATATAAATCAATATCGTTCATTAAAAATAAAAGAAATTTGATCCCCCTTTAAAATTTGAAACGCTCAGTTTAGGTGAAATATTCGGGCTTAGGGAAGCAACCTTATATGCTAGCAGACATCAGAGATAAGTCCCATATCAGCCATAACGATTTGGTTGGATTAAACTTTATCAAAAATCAAGGGGCCTATGTGTTTCGCAAGTATTACAAGCAGGGGCTGCGATCCCAAATCATGGAGGTACTGGATTCAAGTGACGTCCTCAAGCAAAACAGAGGCGAAATCATAAATGGCATCAGACACTTTCCCCGGGCCAGGCCGATAAAAATGCTTAGAATATTCAGAACCAAATTTGAATCTTTAGAAGATATTTTTGCAGAGATAGAAAAGTATAAAATTATCGAAAAATATCTGCCGCCGAGCTCATACTCAAAGTCTTGTGAATTTATCGTGGACTATGCCAGGGAGGGACAACACGATTTCATCCTTTGCGGTCTCCAGGACTATGTGGAGGGTAAGGTATTGAACCCATGGGATCTGATTTATAAAAACCTGTTGGCAAACCTTGTCAACAGCATGCAGGATCAAGGCCGCAACCCTTTAAAAATGACCACCGAACAACTCATTCAACGGGTTCGAGAACAGGCAAATCATTTTATAGAAAGTCTCAAAAAAATGATCCTGGAAGCAAACTATGTGCCTGACCTCGCAGGTTTTGGGAATCTTATTCTCACCCCCGCCGGGGATATCAAACTCGTGGATATCAACAATATTTCCAAGGTATCCTTTGGCTCCGCCATCAACCTGGATGACAGGGGTTATCCCGTATGTGATAAATCCATCGAAGCCATAGCAATCATGGAGCAAAAATTGTTGGGCAGGACCGTCGACAAGGCGGAGTCACTGTATCAAGTATTTCTTACCCCGCAAAGAATCAAGAAAGTTAAACGCTTAGAGGAAAATTTTCATCATTCCCTTAAATTAAGCGCGTTCTATCCAAAGTAATCAGGCTATGGTTTCGCTTGTTTATCCTGATACCGTTCCTGAATCGAGCGGAGTACGTTGAGGCATAAAAAGAAGATTTCCACGAGCTCCGGATCAAACTGGTGGCCGGCCTCTTTTTCGATGATTGCAAGGACTTCGGATTCATCCCAGGCCGCTTTATAAACCCGTGCGGATGAAAGGGCGTCATATACATCCGCCAGAGCGACGATCCGGCCGAAAATTGGAATCTCTTCGCCTTGCTTTCCTCGCGGTGTGCCGTCGGACTGGTTAAACTCCGCCAGCGGTGCGCCGGTAGCCACGTCGACATATCCGGGATATCCTTTGCCGTCCCAGCGTTCGTGATGGGTCAGGGCGACCTGCGATGCGGCTTCGTCAAAATCCGACTGGGAATCCAAAAACAGCCGGGCTCCCAAGACGGTGTGCTGCTTCATGACTTCATATTCGTCGTTGTTGAAGCGGCCGGGCTTTTTCAGTATCAGATCGGAAATCGCCACTTTGCCGACGTCGTGGAGCATAGCGGCCATGCGGAGACTGTCGCGGGCTCTGTCGATCTCCTTCGGTTCAATTTGATGCCGGCGGGCCCAGTGTTCATAAAGCTCCACTGCATAACCGCCCACGCGGTTGACATGGGCGCCTGTCTCCTTGGGGTCGTGCAATTGCGACATCCGAATCATGCGAAGCAGGATGGCCCGCGTCATCTGGGCGCGCTCCAGGGCGACGGCCACTATGCTCGCAAAATGGAGCATCATCTTTTCATCATCCTTTGAAAAAGGAACGACCTGTTTGCTCTGGTCCTGGGCGTTAATGATCTGGAGGATACCGAGAATGTCCCCTCTGGCGGTTTTTAAGGGAACAGTGAAAACGGAGCGGGTAATATATCCGGATGTTTCGTCAAATTTTTTACTGAATCGATAGGGGGCGGTCGCTTCGATCTTGTAGACATCCGGCAAGTTAAGGGCACGGCCGGTGGTGGCAACATATCCGGC
This Candidatus Desulfatibia profunda DNA region includes the following protein-coding sequences:
- a CDS encoding HD-GYP domain-containing protein translates to MLTEKEKLDKLTMLGVELNQVKDLDILMERVLYDARRFVNADAGSIYIRHENSLDFTYTQNDTLQNRLPPGEKLIYSTFSIPIDKRSIAGYVATTGRALNLPDVYKIEATAPYRFSKKFDETSGYITRSVFTVPLKTARGDILGILQIINAQDQSKQVVPFSKDDEKMMLHFASIVAVALERAQMTRAILLRMIRMSQLHDPKETGAHVNRVGGYAVELYEHWARRHQIEPKEIDRARDSLRMAAMLHDVGKVAISDLILKKPGRFNNDEYEVMKQHTVLGARLFLDSQSDFDEAASQVALTHHERWDGKGYPGYVDVATGAPLAEFNQSDGTPRGKQGEEIPIFGRIVALADVYDALSSARVYKAAWDESEVLAIIEKEAGHQFDPELVEIFFLCLNVLRSIQERYQDKQAKP